A single window of Oncorhynchus clarkii lewisi isolate Uvic-CL-2024 chromosome 10, UVic_Ocla_1.0, whole genome shotgun sequence DNA harbors:
- the LOC139419509 gene encoding olfactory receptor 5J3-like — protein sequence MNSTQSSPVTFFIIQGLASLGEKKMVLFIIFLLAYTVILGGNIMIIYLVRTDPKLGSPMYFFLHNLSIVDMIYTTVTIPNMLSGFLTEVKTVSVPGCFLQMYCFIHMSVTGRALLTAMAYDRYVAICNPLRYAAVMTRPVCLLLIIGAWTFGAICTFPTTSMAMQRSYCGPNVVRHCWCDPSSVRLLVCGDTQVDNIVSLSSALVALLTTGVLILTSYILIGVKIAKMGATERLKAFSTCAAHLTVVSISYSSASFVYISYRVGNFSPEVRIIVSVLYSALTPFLNPMIYSLRNKELRAAIKRAFCRHRDVSPQSRKTLNTLS from the exons ATGAACAGCACCCAGTCCAGCCCTGTCACCTTCTTCATCATCCAGGGCCTGGCTAGTCTGGGGGAGAAGAAGATGGTCCTGTTTATCATCTTCCTGCTGGCCTACACCGTCATCCtaggtggaaacatcatgatcATCTACCTG GTCCGGACCGACCCGAAGCTGGGCTCCCCCATGTACTTCTTCCTCCACAACCTGTCCATCGTGGACATGATTTACACAACGGTCACCATCCCCAACATGTTGTCAGGCTTCCTGACTGAGGTCAAGACTGTGTCCGTCCCCGGCTGCTTCCTCCAGATGTACTGTTTCATCCACATGTCTGTTACTGGCCGCGCCCTGCTGACCGCTATGGCCTACGACCGCTATGTGGCCATCTGTAATCCTCTCCGCTATGCCGCTGTGATGACCCGCCCCGTCTGCCTGCTACTCATCATTGGGGCTTGGACCTTCGGTGCCATTTGCACCTTCCCAACCACTAGCATGGCAATGCAGCGTTCATACTGTGGACCCAACGTGGTGCGCCACTGCTGGTGTGACCCGTCCTCAGTGAGGCTGCTGGTGTGTGGGGACACTCAGGTGGACAACATCGTGTCACTGTCTTCTGCTCTCGTAGCGCTGCTCACCACGGGTGTGCTCATCCTCACTTCCTACATCCTCATCGGTGTGAAGATAGCTAAAATGGGCGCCACAGAGCGACTGAAGGCGTTTAGCACCTGTGCCGCCCACCTGACGGTTGTGTCCATTTCTTACAGCTCTGCCTCATTTGTCTATATCTCCTACCGTGTGGGAAACTTCTCTCCAGAG GTGCGTATCATCGTGTCGGTGCTGTACTCGGCTCTGACTCCTTTCCTGAACCCGATGATCTACAGCCTCAGGAACAAGGAGCTGAGAGCGGCCATCAAGAGGGCCTTCTGCCGACACAGAGACGTCTCACCGCAGAGCCGCAAAACACTCAACACACTGTCCTGA